In Arthrobacter sp. SLBN-112, a genomic segment contains:
- the dapD gene encoding 2,3,4,5-tetrahydropyridine-2,6-dicarboxylate N-succinyltransferase — MTETASSAVPETLTTDPDNRSAYGFGIATIATGDASVLDVWFPAPALGVAAGNLRSVEHADEALTRIAENGADEDRGTEQKVVFVQINLDEAPADTADTYLRLHLLSHRLVQPNTINLDGIFGKLPNVVWTNFGPAPVEGFELTRAKLRRRGAVTVYGIDKFPRMVDYVVPTGVRIADADRVRLGAHLAAGTTVMHEGFVNYNAGTLGTSMVEGRISAGVVAGDGSDVGGGASIMGTLSGGGKEKITIGERVLLGANSGVGISIGDDSVVEAGLYVTAGTRVRIPGPKDEVGEDTTKIVKAVELSGVPNLLFRRNSTTGAVEALPRAGQTVELNDALHAN; from the coding sequence ATGACTGAGACCGCTTCCTCCGCCGTGCCCGAAACCCTCACCACAGACCCCGATAACCGTTCGGCCTACGGCTTTGGTATTGCCACCATCGCCACCGGCGACGCAAGCGTCCTGGATGTCTGGTTCCCGGCGCCGGCGCTTGGTGTCGCGGCCGGGAACCTCCGTTCGGTGGAGCACGCCGACGAGGCCCTGACCCGCATTGCCGAGAACGGCGCGGACGAGGACCGCGGGACCGAGCAGAAGGTGGTCTTTGTCCAGATCAACCTCGATGAAGCCCCCGCGGACACCGCCGACACCTACCTCCGCCTGCACCTCCTCTCGCACCGGCTGGTCCAGCCCAACACCATCAACCTCGACGGCATCTTCGGCAAGCTCCCCAACGTCGTGTGGACCAACTTCGGCCCCGCCCCCGTCGAAGGCTTCGAACTGACCCGCGCCAAGCTCCGCAGGCGCGGCGCCGTCACCGTCTACGGCATCGACAAGTTCCCGCGCATGGTGGACTACGTGGTACCCACCGGAGTCCGGATTGCCGACGCCGACAGGGTCCGCCTTGGCGCACACCTCGCCGCCGGCACCACCGTCATGCACGAGGGCTTCGTCAACTACAACGCCGGAACCCTGGGCACCTCCATGGTGGAGGGCCGCATTTCCGCCGGCGTGGTGGCCGGCGACGGCAGTGACGTGGGCGGCGGGGCATCCATCATGGGCACCCTGTCCGGAGGCGGCAAGGAGAAGATCACCATCGGTGAGCGCGTCCTCCTCGGTGCCAACTCCGGCGTCGGTATCAGCATCGGCGACGACTCCGTTGTCGAAGCCGGCCTCTACGTCACGGCAGGCACCCGCGTACGCATCCCGGGGCCCAAGGACGAGGTAGGCGAAGACACCACCAAGATCGTCAAGGCCGTCGAACTCTCCGGCGTGCCCAACCTGCTGTTCCGCCGCAACTCCACCACCGGGGCCGTCGAGGCCCTCCCCCGCGCCGGCCAGACCGTTGAGTTGAACGACGCCCTGCACGCCAACTGA